A stretch of Coccidioides posadasii str. Silveira chromosome 2, complete sequence DNA encodes these proteins:
- a CDS encoding uncharacterized protein (EggNog:ENOG410PH2U~COG:G~BUSCO:10747at33183): MTTSTSTSPNLQEIHDCFIELVKQAGEMITGAKPLVNTVGSKKNSSDLVTETDRAVEQMVSKALRSKYPDYEFMGEETYQPGMRLTNAPTFIVDPIDGTVNFVHNFPNACISLGFAIEKKPVVGVVFNPFTKTLYSAIRGKGAFLNRTTKLPLKGDNIEPLKGLSSALVGVEWGSDRHGTNWETKIRTFETLGKAREEGGAMVHSMRSMGSAALNLCAVASGYMDLYWEGGCWAWDVCAGWVILTEAGGIMVDGNPGGWNAAVDGRRYLAVRASKNGEGQKEIVEEFWGQIKGKFDYGQ, encoded by the exons ATGACGACTAGTACCAGTACCTCTCCtaatcttcaagagatcCATGATTGCTTTATCGAATTGGTGAAGCAAGCCGGCGAGATGATCACAGGCGCAAAGCCCTTGGTCAACACAGTCGGGTCGAAGAAGAACA GCTCCGACCTCGTCACAGAAACGGACCGTGCTGTTGAGCAGATGGTCTCCAAGGCGTTAAGAAGTAAATATCCTGATTATGA ATTTATGGGTGAAGAGACCTATCAGCCCGGCATGCGCTTGACCAACGCGCCCACATTCATCGTCGATCCCATCGATGGCACAGTCAATTTTGTCCACAATTTTCCCAACGCATGTATTTCACTTGGGTTCGCGATTGAAAAGAAGCCAGTTGTCGGCGTTGTTTTCAATCCCTTTACGAAAACGTTGTATAGCGCCATCCGCGGAAAAGGAGCCTTTTTGAACCGCACAACCAAGTTGCCGCTGAAAGGAGACAATATAGAGCCATTGAAGGGCCTGTCTAGCGCTCTGGTGGGCGTGGAATGGGGATCTGACCGTCACGGCACCAACTGGGAGACGAAGATTCGTACCTTTGAGACCCTCGGAAAGGCGCGGGAAGAAGGCGGGGCGATGGTCCATTCGATGCGAAGCATGGGATCGGCCGCGTTGAATCTGTGCGCTGTTGCTTCGGGCTACATGGATCTTTACTGGGAAGGGGGATGCTGGGCATGGGACGTATGTGCTGGATGGGTCATTCTCACAGAAGCTGGCGGCATCATGGTTGATGGCAATCCCGGCGGGTGGAATGCAGCGGTTGATGGAAGACGCTACTTGGCCGTCCGCGCGTCTAAGAATGGGGAGGGACAGAAGGAGATCGTGGAGGAGTTCTGGGGTCAAATCAAGGGGAAGTTCGATTATGGCCAGTAA
- a CDS encoding uncharacterized protein (EggNog:ENOG410PMCI~COG:S), whose translation MSVQFQSDEGNLKDHHILSVWSKLFIRMGEMTGKTFRIAELAKGYMEKAGFQNVTEVRFKLPVGTWSSDKHMKELGEWNLLQCDQGIEGWAMALLTRVLKWSVDEVKLFLAEMKIGLQDSKVRAYFNVVSVHGQKPPG comes from the exons ATGTCCGTCCAGTTTCAGTCCGACGAAGGAAACTTAAAGGACCACCATATTCTCAGTGTCTGGTCTAAGCTGTTCATCAGAATGGGGGAAATGACAGGGAAGACGTTCCGTATCGCGGAACTCGCCAAAGGATACATGGAAAAGGCGGGCTTCCAGAACGTGACTGAAGTGAGATTTAAGCTTCCCGTCGGGACATGGAGTAGCGATAAGCATATGAAAGAACTTGGAGAGTGGAATCTGCTCCAGTGTGACCAGGGCATCGAGGGCTGGGCAATGGCTCTTCTGACGAGGGTGTTGAAG TGGTCAGTTGACGAGGTAAAGCTTTTTCTTGCTGAAATGAAAATCGGGCTTCAGGATAGCAAAGTCCGTGCGTATTTCAATGT GGTTAGTGTCCACGGCCAGAAGCCGCCTGGATAG
- a CDS encoding uncharacterized protein (EggNog:ENOG410PVW6~BUSCO:12946at33183) codes for MTHPVVQPCIAELLRTGYHPPELILRVERVIEVPIILASRQFIGDTGPSVSCSLAVPGSSEEERIPTRKTYRIFLSDGELVIQALLKRELHYFVSTGEVVPGAVLGLERFEIKKAERVSSADVHAKDKSESLGQIVFLAVERFRAVDGRLRPEPKIGEIQIGMPILKVKMVAKKRDRDELDASEPLRQKNARLPDPDQKSDTSKDTSPPPTAQVQDRICKTEEFYESILDDTEMLASGFLLEDTREQSPGLSARASTCGAAEGIRPRTPGAADLTMFPFESTWLPPTKSQAKTPNAHAQPIRSLSITRPLNLFLVHELLYPLRALPKRNYIVDVFGVVSWTSPNTITRRNMPPKRDLRIVDSSFTSHPQRNQHPSNTKLELGISVSVFVDAERFCPPVGTVALFRSLKTHEWEGISLNAYEKDCGGGKEWFICDKRKLEDAGYDVVGMRKWWEQWDAERKKKLEEDRRRFEEVEANKPSS; via the coding sequence ATGACACACCCAGTAGTCCAGCCATGTATCGCCGAACTCCTTCGAACCGGGTATCACCCACCCGAGCTTATTCTACGCGTCGAGCGCGTGATTGAGGTTCCCATCATACTCGCATCGCGCCAATTTATAGGTGACACGGGACCTTCGGTATCATGCTCGTTAGCGGTACCAGGCTCGAGTGAAGAAGAGCGAATCCCGACACGCAAGACATATCGCATTTTCCTAAGCGATGGAGAGCTGGTTATCCAAGCGCTGTTAAAGCGGGAATTGCACTACTTCGTGTCCACCGGTGAGGTTGTGCCGGGAGCGGTTCTTGGGCTGGAGAGATTTGAAATAAAGAAGGCGGAAAGGGTTTCTAGCGCTGATGTCCATGCGAAAGATAAAAGTGAAAGCTTAGGCCAGATTGTCTTCCTCGCGGTGGAGAGGTTTCGGGCGGTTGATGGAAGACTCAGACCTGAACCAAAAATTGGCGAGATTCAAATTGGAATGCCAATTCTAAAGGTAAAGATGGTGGCCAAAAAAAGAGACAGAGATGAGCTAGACGCCAGTGAGCCGTTGCGGCAAAAGAATGCTAGGCTCCCTGATCCTGATCAAAAATCCGACACTTCGAAAGATACATCTCCGCCACCAACAGCCCAAGTTCAGGACAGAATTTGCAAAACCGAAGAATTTTACGAGAGTATCCTGGACGATACAGAAATGCTTGCTTCAGGCTTTCTTTTGGAAGACACACGCGAGCAATCGCCGGGACTTAGCGCTAGGGCATCGACTTGTGGAGCAGCTGAGGGTATAAGGCCCCGGACTCCTGGAGCAGCAGACCTCACCATGTTtccttttgaaagcacatGGCTGCCCCCCACCAAATCTCAGGCCAAAACACCCAATGCCCACGCACAGCCTATCCGATCTTTGTCCATTACTCGTCCCCTCAACCTCTTTCTTGTCCACGAGCTTCTCTATCCGCTTCGTGCCCTTCCAAAACGCAACTATATTGTTGACGTCTTCGGCGTAGTATCCTGGACCTCGCCCAACACCATAACTCGCCGAAACATGCCTCCCAAGCGCGATCTACGCATCGTAGATTCAAGTTTCACCTCCCATCCCCAGCGCAACCAGCACCCTAGTAATACCAAGTTAGAACTCGGTATATCGGTGAGCGTGTTTGTTGATGCGGAGCGATTCTGTCCACCCGTTGGAACAGTGGCATTATTCAGGAGTCTGAAGACCCACGAGTGGGAAGGTATAAGCTTGAATGCGTACGAAAAGGATTGCGGAGGCGGGAAAGAATGGTTTATTTGTGACAAACGGAAGCTCGAAGATGCTGGATACGATGTTGTGGGGATGAGGAAATGGTGGGAGCAAtgggatgcagagaggaagaagaagcttGAAGAAGACAGGCGCCGCTTTGAAGAAGTAGAAGCAAATAAACCCTCCTCATAA
- a CDS encoding uncharacterized protein (EggNog:ENOG410QE9H~COG:O), with protein MPTTSHSASQISLPASDSRHRRRRRYRDTEDRNYSRKSRAVEDEDHKSEGTKSRSGTRSGREVELPDSRSKMHGGAERRHRRSTTATGSTTERSRVGTTSETKTQRASQTPKTRPASVHRHSTSSTKPPSSSKEKKTSSNNPTPGSQKTKEASKNTSLKQPPSVEGKRNSNYMFLGSLFGNPHPPVEKKITCLTCLSDDVPISKSAKLACSHRMCNKCLKRIFTMSVSDPQHMPPRCCTDDHIPLKHVDRLFDSKFKNTWNRKYQEYTTKNRLYCPARGCGEWIKPKNIQLDTSNGPTCGRKYGKCSKCKTKVCVLCNRKMHRSKDCPNDEDTKRFNEIAQESGWKRCYNCSAMVELKEGCNHMTCRCTAEFCIICGSKWKTCDCPWFNYHTPGDGAYPDIPQGRMMDEQGNEDVRAPIRYQQELDMRRAQERQDEVLARRLQQVLGLDDDDDGSTYDYSPNNRYTANIDPADMNDAFPPIYDDFYLPSRFAGTHTPPPPEDRITRTDLPPDDPPMMPPDQVPRSPRMRTQPPDSARRRRRRKQATARDMPSSSSRAQQWRLGLGMLPR; from the exons ATGCCAACGACTTCGCATTCCGCGTCTCAGATTAGTTTACCTGCGTCGGATTCGCGACACCGCAGGCGTAGGCGTTATAGAGATACTGAGGATAGAAATTACAGTCGCAAAAGCCGAGCTGTGGAAGATGAGGATCATAAAAGTGAAGGGACAAAGTCGCGATCAGGAACAAGATCTGGAAGAGAGGTGGAACTCCCTGACTCGCGATCCAAGATGCATGGAGGCGCAGAACGCAGGCACCGCAGGAGCACCACGGCCACCGGCAGCACTACGGAAAGGAGCCGTGTAGGAACTACGTCAGAAACCAAAACCCAGCGCGCGTCGCAGACTCCGAAGACCAG ACCGGCGTCTGTCCATCGGCACTCTACGTCCTCTACAAAACCCCCGTCTTCCtcgaaggagaaaaaaacCTCCTCTAATAACCCTACTCCCGGTTCTCAGAAGACGAAGGAAGCTTCGAAAAACACATCATTGAAGCAACCACCTAGTGTAGAAGGGAAGCGTAACTCGAACTACATGTTTCTAGGCAGCTTGTTCGGCAATCCGCATCCTCCAGTTGAAAAGAA AATCACTTGCCTGACATGCTTGTCTGACGATGTTCCTATCAGCAAGTCCGCCAAACTTGCCTGCTCACACCGCATGTGCAACAAGTGTCTCAAGCGTATCTTTACCATGTCCGTCTCTGATCCACAGCATATGCCTCCTCGATGCTGTACGGACGATCATATTCCGCTTAAACACGTTGATAGGCTTTTCGATTCAAAATTTAAAAATACGTGGAATCGAAAGTACCAGGAATATACCACCAAAAACCGACTATACTGCCCGGCCCGTGGCTGTGGAGAATGGATAAAACCAAAAAACATCCAGCTAGATACTAGCAATGGGCCTACTTGTGGGCGCAAATACGGCAAATGCAGCAAATGCAAAACCAAAGTTTGTGTGCTCTGCAACCGCAAAATGCATCGTTCCAAGGACTGTCCGAACGACGAAGATACGAAGAGGTTCAATGAAATAGCCCAGGAGTCTGGATGGAAGCGTTGTTACAACTGTTCTGCGATGGTGGAATTAAAAGAAGGCTGCAACCACATGACATGCCGCTGCACAGCTGAATTCTGCATAATTTGCGGCTCGAAGTGGAAAACATGCGACTGTCCGTGGTTTAATTATCATACCCCTGGGGATGGGGCCTATCCGGATATCCCTCAGGGAAGGATGATGGATGAGCAAGGGAATGAAGACGTTCGAGCGCCTATTCGATACCAGCAGGAGCTCGACATGCGACGTGCGCAGGAGCGACAAGATGAAGTCCTTGCTAGAAGATTGCAGCAAGTTCTCGGTCttgatgacgacgatgacgGCAGCACTTATGACTACTCCCCAAACAACAGGTACACAGCTAATATTGACCCTGCCGACATGAACGACGCATTCCCTCCAATATACGATGATTTCTATCTTCCCAGCAGATTTGCCGGTACCCACACCCCACCTCCACCAGAAGACCGGATAACTCGAACTGATCTTCCACCCGACGATCCTCCCATGATGCCTCCAGATCAGGTGCCACGTTCGCCTAGAATGCGAACCCAGCCGCCCGATTCCGCTCGACGTCGTCGACGGCGCAAGCAAGCCACTGCTCGTGATATGCCTTCAAGCTCATCGCGAGCTCAACAGTGGAGACTAGGCCTCGGCATGCTCCCCCGATAA
- a CDS encoding uncharacterized protein (BUSCO:269580at4751~EggNog:ENOG410PICV~COG:S~BUSCO:10507at33183), translated as MPTELEELVEFLHHGNSQIRQIACEHLVGYSTSQPSLFKRQQLLPIRDLKLLARDYAPIAKNALTMLVNLSGDEEVLKLLTEDDVFLETLLVKVTNVKEPNASEITMLLANMAKSDSMKRIISLTRAVPSGASKSSKAMDQLMDCFVKGNEGGLNKSNDTNYDYLAYFFADISKHEEGRAYFITEQEYDSVIPITKLTVFTEHRSHIRRKGVASTLKNIAFEISAHPSLLSESQINILPYVLLPIAGPEEFDDEESAAMLPDLQLLPPDKERDSDPEIITTHLETLLLLTTTKEGRKIMRDVQVYPLIRECHSHIDDPKVMEGCDRLVQVLMRGEEGDEDKDAEAMERAKAKALEEAPREDDEDKIVEIF; from the exons ATGCCAACTGAATTGGAGGAG CTTGTCGAGTTCCTTCATCATGGGAACTCGCAGATCAGACAGATCG CATGCGAGCATCTCGTCGGATACTCTACGTCCCAACCCTCCCTCTTTAAACGGCAGCAACTGTTACCAATTCGTGATCTTAAATTGCTTGCAAGGGACTATGCT CCCATCGCGAAGAATGCGCTCACCATGTTGGTTAATCTTTCAGGGGACGAAGAGGTTTTGAAGTTATTAACTGAGGATGATGTCTTTTTGGAGACATTGTTGGTAAAAGTAACC AACGTGAAGGAGCCAAATGCGAGTGAGATTACGATGCTTCTTGCCAACATGGCTAAGTCCGATAGCATGAAGCGAATAATTAGCCTAACCCGAGCCGTGCCATCCGGAGCCTCCAAGTCTTCGAAGGCGATGGATCAGTTAATGGACTGCTTCGTCAAGGGCAATGAAGGTGGACTCAACAAGTCAAATGATACAAACTACGATTACCTCGCCTATTTCTTCGCAGATATTTCAAAGCACGAAGAAGGCCGTGCGTACTTTATCACGGAGCAGGAATACGACTCAGTCATTCCGATTACAAAGCTCACCGTTTTCACAGAGCACCGTAGTCACATCCGAAGAAAAGGCGTGGCCTCAACTCTTAAAAACATTGCATTTGAGATTTCTGCACACCCGAGCTTGTTGTCAGAGTCGCAGATTAATATCCTACCGTATGTTCTGCTACCTATTGCGGGACCGGAAGAATTCGATGATGAAGAAAGTGCGGCAATGCTCCCGGATCTTCAGCTTCTGCCCCCAGACAAGGAGCGAGATAGCGATCCTGAAATCATCACCACACACTTGGAAACGCTATTACTGCTGACAACCACcaaagaaggaagaaaaataatGAGAGATGTTCAGGTGTATCCCTTGATCCGGGAATGCCATTCCCATATCGATGACCCAAAGGTGATGGAAGGGTGTGATCGATTGGTGCAAGTCCTTATGCGCGGCGAGGAAGGCGACGAAGATAAGGACGCAGAGGCGATGGAGAGAGCAAAGGCAAAAGCTTTAGAGGAGGCGCCTCGGGAAGACGACGAAGACAAAATTGTTGAAATTTTTTGA